A stretch of the Uranotaenia lowii strain MFRU-FL chromosome 3, ASM2978415v1, whole genome shotgun sequence genome encodes the following:
- the LOC129755391 gene encoding antigen 5 like allergen Cul n 1-like has protein sequence MRTMRWDDELAYLAGSNARRCEMQHDQCRNTENFPYAGQNLAIYSTNARSFNVTAQIVSMINAWYKESLNVNIKDLESLSAPDFPIIHFTQIVRDTSNAIGCATSTWKENGMTYFYLVCNYAVGNLVGEQVYSTGSTASGCTTSNNSLYTGLCSTLEP, from the exons ATGAGAACTATG CGGTGGGACGATGAGCTGGCATATTTAGCTGGATCAAATGCTAGACGTTGTGAAATGCAACACGATCAGTGTCGTAATACCGAAAATTTTCCTTACGCTGGCCAAAATCTGGCAATTTATTCGACCAACGCAAGAAGCTTCAATGTGACAGCACAAATCGTATCAATGATCAACGCTTGGTATAAGGAATCGTTGAACGTCAATATTAAAGACCTAGAATCCTTGTCGGCACCAGA TTTTCCTATCATACATTTCACCCAAATTGTAAGAGATACATCGAATGCCATTGGTTGCGCTACATCTACGTGGAAAGAAAATGGTAtgacttatttttatttggtgTGCAATTATGCAGTGGGCAATTTGGTGGGAGAACAAGTCTATTCGACGGGATCAACCGCATCAGGATgcacaacttcaaataattcACTTTATACAGGCCTATGTAGTACGCTCGAGCCTTAA
- the LOC129753084 gene encoding antigen 5 like allergen Cul n 1-like: MKLLYAVTLLAFVQTSLQATDYCAIEHCPKGNHVGCNASTTFGNPTGQLVILKAAEQTLILNLHNTYRNKIALGTEKNGAGILFPKASRMRTMRWDDELAYLAGLNARRCEMQHDQCRNTVNFTYPGQNLATSLTTQQTFMKVLGTATSFNVTAKIVSMINAWYKASLNANPKDLESTSAPKFSTIQFTQIVRDTSNAIGCATSTWKDNGMTYFYLVCNYAVGNLVGEQVYSTGSTASGCTTSNNSFHTGLCSTLEP, from the exons ATGAAGCTGTTATATGCAG taaCGTTATTAGCGTTTGTTCAAACTTCGCTTCAAGCTACCGATTATTGTGCTATTGAACATTGTCCTAAGGGCAATCACGTAGGCTGCAATGCCTCTACGACTTTTGGGAATCCAACTGGACAGCTAGTAATACTGAAAGCTGCCGAGCAAACGCTGATTCTGAACCTTCACAACACCTATCGAAATAAAATTGCTTTGGGAACGGAGAAAAATGGTGCTGGAATATTGTTCCCCAAGGCTTCCAGAATGAGAACCATG CGGTGGGACGATGAGCTGGCATATTTAGCTGGATTAAATGCTAGACGTTGTGAAATGCAACACGATCAATGTCGTAATACCGTAAATTTTACTTACCCAGGCCAAAATCTGGCAACTTCTTTGaccacccagcaaacatttatgaaggta ctgggcacTGCAACCAGCTTCAATGTGACAGCAAAAATCGTATCAATGATCAACGCTTGGTATAAGGCATCGTTGAACGCCAATCCCAAGGACCTAGAATCTACGTCGGCACCAAA attttctacCATACAATTCACTCAAATTGTAAGAGATACATCGAATGCCATTGGTTGCGCTACATCTACGTGGAAAGATAATGGCAtgacttatttttatttggtgTGCAATTATGCAGTAGGCAATTTGGTGGGAGAACAAGTCTATTCAACGGGATCAACCGCATCAGGATgcacaacttcaaataattcTTTCCATACAGGCCTATGTAGTACGCTCGAGCCTTAA